The Neochlamydia sp. S13 genome has a segment encoding these proteins:
- a CDS encoding F-box protein: MTSLSLIPHIRIPEEVQLKILSLLDEKELPIAALVNKHWQRMAHDPSLWRPICQRRWKNLSRSSSPGKNWRKICKKRVQMSQTMRLTKGEYSKNKCKQTIYKLPNFSGKILALKREKQFAFIKATAGTAQIYHLGEKSCQLVYDNVKEESSRLIHYQEGHIIQVTQEGQLYRWKVNEAFPTTSLCYLGNFENAYWAQNHLFLVNPHQRQFKIVDIRTGLSCYKTTSAPINFILCRDNQALIHCLDGSLYFINNLESSFSSSLMALEGNFKSPLNQELCQFDEARVIILYEDDLQRRCHIWDASNGKKKIEFTLAPRPVEKCWDKKSILTTSSYDGKRLAVGLSIGFVLIYNVDDGNFLKSSNIGGLDPVRFLTLDENHFLASTFHPEFKSFELYQHTPAIKCGGIILPFLPNTYPWLNSNTIHASYDCRKLVFCDEHGWLHLWDFAHLQGKEPILVAPPYV; the protein is encoded by the coding sequence ATGACCTCCCTTTCCCTAATTCCTCATATAAGAATACCTGAAGAAGTACAATTAAAAATTCTTAGCCTTCTAGATGAAAAAGAGTTACCTATTGCAGCCCTTGTTAACAAACATTGGCAACGAATGGCGCACGATCCTTCTTTATGGCGGCCTATTTGCCAACGACGCTGGAAAAACCTTAGCCGCTCTTCTTCTCCAGGAAAAAACTGGCGAAAAATCTGTAAGAAAAGAGTGCAGATGTCGCAAACGATGAGGCTAACGAAAGGCGAATATTCGAAAAACAAATGTAAACAAACTATCTACAAATTACCTAATTTCTCAGGAAAAATTCTTGCGCTTAAAAGAGAAAAACAATTTGCTTTTATAAAAGCTACAGCAGGTACAGCGCAAATCTATCACTTGGGCGAAAAAAGTTGTCAGCTAGTGTATGATAATGTGAAAGAGGAAAGTTCTCGTCTGATTCATTATCAAGAAGGCCATATTATTCAAGTGACACAGGAAGGGCAGCTCTATCGTTGGAAAGTTAATGAGGCTTTTCCTACAACTTCTCTATGTTACCTTGGAAACTTTGAAAATGCTTACTGGGCTCAAAACCATTTATTTTTAGTTAATCCTCATCAAAGGCAATTTAAAATTGTGGATATCCGCACAGGATTAAGCTGCTACAAGACTACCTCCGCACCAATCAATTTTATTCTCTGCCGAGATAATCAAGCCTTAATCCACTGTCTAGATGGCAGCCTTTATTTTATTAATAATCTAGAGAGCTCTTTCTCCAGCAGCCTTATGGCGTTGGAAGGTAACTTCAAGTCCCCTCTTAATCAAGAACTCTGTCAGTTTGATGAAGCGCGAGTCATTATTTTATACGAAGATGATTTACAAAGAAGATGCCATATATGGGATGCTTCTAATGGAAAAAAGAAAATAGAGTTTACCTTGGCACCACGACCTGTGGAAAAATGTTGGGATAAGAAGTCAATTCTAACAACCTCTAGTTATGATGGCAAGCGCTTAGCAGTAGGACTAAGTATAGGTTTTGTTTTAATTTATAATGTTGATGATGGAAATTTTTTAAAGTCATCAAACATAGGCGGCTTAGATCCTGTGCGCTTTCTTACTTTAGATGAAAACCATTTCCTCGCCTCTACTTTTCATCCTGAATTCAAGAGTTTTGAACTTTATCAACATACTCCAGCTATAAAATGTGGTGGAATAATATTGCCCTTCCTGCCTAACACATATCCATGGTTAAATTCTAATACTATCCATGCTAGCTACGATTGCCGCAAACTAGTCTTTTGTGATGAACATGGATGGCTGCATCTATGGGACTTTGCTCATTTGCAAGGAAAGGAGCCTATTTTAGTGGCTCCTCCCTATGTTTAG
- the glgC gene encoding glucose-1-phosphate adenylyltransferase: protein MATLQANHLGQHPKIHHTPAELSCDMSRVATIILGGGQGSRLYPLTRSDCKPAVTFGGKYRLIDVPMSNSIHSGCHKIFIVTQFLSKTLHDHIFKTYRPGTFTAGFVEVLSVEEKPHTKAWFQGTADAIRQNLEYLTDVPIDYFLILSGDQLYQMDYKKMMQVAQRTNADVVIATLPIEESQASRFGILKIDHNERITEFVEKPTDMEQVKTFKVSESTLKKFHLKNNKDGACLGSMGIYLFKRKALLKLLLTDMREDFGKHLIPNIIKNGNAAAYLYDGYWEDIGTIESYYHANLALTEDKPEFNWYDEKHLLVTNSLNLPAAKIYNTKVQQSIICEGSVIEAKEVFHSILGPRTQVGTGTVIKDCYILGNDHYRSPMQDNQTSKNYQIGQNCLIERAIIDKHACIGNNVCLNNADKLTHYNSNEIFIRDGIIIVPRGACIPDGFTL from the coding sequence ATGGCCACTTTACAAGCAAATCATTTAGGGCAACATCCGAAAATCCACCATACGCCTGCTGAACTCTCATGTGATATGAGCCGTGTAGCGACCATTATCTTAGGCGGAGGGCAAGGCTCTCGTCTCTACCCTCTTACACGTTCTGATTGTAAACCTGCCGTTACTTTTGGTGGTAAATATCGCCTTATTGATGTGCCCATGTCTAATTCTATTCATTCTGGGTGCCATAAAATATTTATTGTTACCCAGTTTCTTTCTAAAACCTTACACGATCATATTTTTAAAACTTATCGACCAGGCACGTTCACGGCTGGCTTTGTGGAAGTTTTGTCAGTGGAAGAAAAACCTCATACTAAAGCCTGGTTTCAAGGAACAGCCGATGCTATTCGCCAAAACCTGGAATATTTAACCGATGTTCCTATCGATTATTTTTTAATACTATCCGGAGACCAACTGTACCAGATGGACTACAAAAAAATGATGCAAGTTGCGCAACGGACCAATGCAGATGTAGTCATTGCTACCCTACCTATCGAAGAGAGCCAAGCTAGCCGCTTTGGAATCCTAAAAATTGATCATAATGAACGTATTACCGAATTTGTAGAAAAACCTACAGATATGGAACAAGTAAAAACGTTTAAAGTTAGCGAAAGTACCCTTAAAAAATTTCACCTTAAAAATAATAAAGATGGCGCTTGCCTAGGATCAATGGGTATCTATCTATTTAAAAGAAAAGCCCTTTTAAAACTTCTTCTTACCGATATGCGTGAAGATTTTGGAAAACATTTAATTCCCAACATTATTAAAAATGGCAACGCTGCTGCCTATCTCTATGATGGCTATTGGGAAGATATTGGAACCATTGAATCCTACTATCATGCCAATCTAGCCCTTACGGAAGATAAGCCAGAGTTTAATTGGTATGACGAAAAACATCTGCTAGTCACTAATAGTTTAAATCTTCCTGCGGCTAAAATTTACAATACAAAAGTACAGCAATCTATTATTTGTGAAGGCTCTGTAATCGAAGCTAAAGAAGTTTTTCATAGTATCTTAGGGCCTCGTACTCAAGTAGGCACAGGCACTGTCATCAAAGATTGTTACATTCTCGGTAATGATCATTATCGTTCCCCCATGCAAGACAATCAAACATCAAAAAATTATCAAATTGGGCAAAATTGCTTGATTGAACGAGCGATCATTGACAAACATGCCTGTATCGGCAATAATGTCTGTTTAAATAATGCAGATAAGCTCACTCATTATAACAGTAATGAAATTTTTATACGCGATGGCATTATTATTGTTCCTCGCGGGGCCTGCATTCCCGATGGTTTTACCCTATAA
- a CDS encoding metallophosphoesterase — protein MAVWALADLHLAFGTPEKKMDVFGEPWINYTEKIKKNWLNCIQPSDLVLLPGDISWAIQLEDAVIDLKWIHELPGTKVMIKGNHDYWWRSLTKIEKILPPSIHLIQNNAFHWEGYSIGGSRLWDSSAYDFNAYIEFKENPYAKILLEKSDKVAEAEKIFQRELQRLESSLKSLDPQASIRIAMTHYPPISADLKDSAVSQLLEKYHVNTCLFGHLHNVKKHLPLFGEKNQIRYILTSGDYLDFMPKLIYS, from the coding sequence ATGGCAGTTTGGGCTCTAGCTGATTTACACCTTGCTTTTGGCACGCCTGAGAAAAAAATGGATGTCTTCGGAGAGCCTTGGATAAATTATACAGAGAAAATTAAAAAGAATTGGCTTAATTGTATTCAGCCTTCTGATTTGGTTCTTCTTCCAGGCGATATTTCCTGGGCCATCCAACTAGAAGATGCTGTTATAGATTTAAAATGGATTCATGAACTTCCGGGCACTAAAGTGATGATCAAAGGGAATCATGATTATTGGTGGAGGTCTCTTACTAAAATAGAAAAAATTCTCCCTCCATCTATCCATCTTATCCAAAACAATGCCTTTCATTGGGAAGGATATTCTATTGGCGGTAGTAGACTATGGGACAGTAGCGCTTATGATTTTAATGCTTATATAGAATTTAAAGAAAATCCTTACGCAAAAATTTTGCTAGAAAAAAGTGATAAGGTTGCAGAAGCTGAAAAGATTTTTCAGCGGGAATTACAGCGCTTAGAAAGTAGTTTGAAAAGCCTTGATCCTCAAGCTTCCATTCGTATAGCCATGACTCATTACCCCCCTATTAGTGCCGACCTCAAAGACTCAGCCGTGTCCCAGCTATTAGAAAAATATCATGTCAACACCTGCCTCTTCGGTCATTTACACAATGTAAAAAAACATCTGCCCTTATTTGGTGAAAAAAATCAGATTCGTTACATTTTAACTTCAGGGGATTACCTTGATTTTATGCCTAAACTAATTTACAGCTAA
- a CDS encoding F-box protein, translating into MHSLSLIPHIRIPEEVQLKILSLLDEKELPIAALVNKHWQRMAHDPSLWRPICQRRWKNLSRSSSPGKNWRKICKKRVQMSQTMRLTKGEYSKNKCKQTIYKLPNFSGKILALKREKQFAFIKATAGTAQIYHLGEKSCQLVYDNLEDKNSRLIYYQEGHIVQVTQEGYLYRWEVNEGFPQTSLCYLGNFENAYWAQNHLFLVNPHQRQFKIVDVRTGLSCYKTTLAPINFILCRDNQALIHCLDGSLYFINNLESSFSSSLMALEGNFKSPLNQELCQFDEARVIILCENDLQRRCHVWDASNGKKKVEFTLEPRPVEKCLHRKSILTTSSYDGKRLAVGLSIGFVLTYNVNDGAFLTESNIGGVAPVRFLILDESYFLASRFHPEFKKFNLCQHTPDTKYCGALWPWTPREYPVVDSHHIHASYDGRKLIFCDEHGWLHLWDFAHLQGKEPILVAPPHA; encoded by the coding sequence ATGCATTCACTTTCTCTAATTCCTCATATAAGAATACCTGAAGAAGTACAATTAAAAATTCTTAGCCTTCTAGATGAAAAAGAGTTACCTATTGCAGCCCTTGTTAACAAACATTGGCAACGAATGGCGCACGATCCTTCTTTATGGCGGCCTATTTGCCAACGACGCTGGAAAAACCTTAGCCGCTCTTCTTCTCCAGGAAAAAACTGGCGAAAAATCTGTAAGAAAAGAGTGCAGATGTCGCAAACGATGAGGCTAACGAAAGGCGAATATTCGAAAAACAAATGTAAACAAACTATCTACAAATTACCTAATTTCTCAGGAAAAATTCTTGCGCTTAAAAGAGAAAAACAATTTGCTTTTATAAAAGCTACAGCAGGTACAGCGCAAATCTATCACTTGGGCGAAAAAAGTTGTCAGTTAGTGTATGATAACTTGGAAGATAAAAACTCTCGTCTAATTTATTATCAAGAAGGCCATATTGTTCAAGTGACACAGGAAGGATACCTCTACCGTTGGGAAGTTAATGAGGGTTTTCCCCAAACTTCTCTATGTTACCTTGGAAACTTTGAAAATGCTTACTGGGCTCAAAACCATTTATTTTTAGTTAATCCTCATCAAAGGCAATTTAAAATTGTGGATGTCCGCACAGGATTAAGCTGCTACAAGACTACCTTGGCACCAATCAATTTTATTCTCTGCCGAGATAATCAAGCCTTAATCCACTGTCTAGATGGCAGCCTTTATTTTATTAATAATCTAGAGAGCTCTTTCTCCAGCAGCCTTATGGCATTGGAAGGCAACTTTAAGTCCCCTCTTAATCAAGAACTCTGTCAGTTTGATGAAGCGCGAGTCATTATTTTATGCGAAAATGATTTACAAAGAAGATGCCATGTATGGGATGCTTCTAATGGAAAAAAAAAGGTAGAATTTACCTTGGAACCACGACCTGTGGAAAAATGTTTGCACAGGAAGTCAATTCTGACAACCTCTAGTTATGATGGCAAGCGCTTAGCAGTAGGGCTAAGTATAGGTTTTGTTTTAACTTATAATGTGAATGATGGAGCTTTTTTAACTGAATCAAACATAGGCGGCGTAGCGCCTGTGCGTTTTCTTATTTTAGACGAAAGCTATTTTCTAGCCTCTCGTTTCCATCCTGAATTTAAGAAATTTAACCTTTGTCAACATACTCCTGATACAAAATACTGTGGAGCCTTATGGCCTTGGACGCCTAGGGAATATCCAGTGGTAGATTCTCATCATATTCATGCTAGCTACGATGGCCGCAAACTAATCTTTTGTGATGAACATGGATGGCTACATCTGTGGGATTTTGCTCATTTGCAAGGAAAGGAGCCTATTTTAGTCGCTCCTCCCCATGCTTAG
- the glgP gene encoding glycogen/starch/alpha-glucan family phosphorylase, with protein MTASIDTDTIVDNLVNKTKHYLITTVGRIAEDAHADEIYNALSYALREEVMIRWLAGVRTQNRQDTRMLYYLSMEYLPGRILNNGVTNFRALEIVQAVLQKLNRSYNEIIYHEADPGLGNGGLGRLASCFLDSLATLNYPAQAYGLRYQYGIFEQQLWNGAQVEAPDCWLISGNPWEFRRDTRRVHVKYCGNTTALQNIHGDDIYQLKDFEEVQALPYDYPIVGYAKDNKYSVVTLRLWTTKESPRNFQLQRYNAGRLDQAAENSALTDVLYPSDHHETGKRVRLKQEFLLVSASLQDIVRHYLAHHQNFRSFADKVRIQINDTHPAMVIPELIRMLIQEHDLPWRTAVEMTQACTGYTNHTVLSEALEVWDKDLFNYLLPRQLRIIERLNQEFCNTVRSKYPRDEDKVRRMSIIENQSIRMANLSVIGSHSVNGVSEIHSEILRTRVFKDFYEMFPEKFFNVTNGVTQRRWLLECNPELSKFITKRIGDGWITDFASIGELANFASELASQEEFLAIKKRNKQQLIEFLNENNRQRNEKGELVMPSPLIEADAIFDVQIKRIHEYKRQLMNILNIIMTYQEILKNPQHQRIKRVCIFAGKAAASYDLAKNIILLINAVARKINHDPAVEGFLKVVFIENYNVSRAAIIIPATDLSEQISTAGTEASGTGNMKLAINGALTIGTDDGANIEMKESITEKWWPFAFGASRAEIEKMQFEHSYNPKEIYNKNTSIQAALNTLRDHTFANNEQEHQAFNGIFQILLEGFYGSGADHYFILKDLESYFETQKKVELLYDNPLLWAEYAIHNIAGMGKFSTDVSIKNYCEKIWGLSPCPTDPEILRRVEHEYRQYGR; from the coding sequence ATGACAGCCTCTATTGATACAGATACTATCGTCGATAATCTTGTAAATAAAACCAAGCACTACCTGATTACGACCGTCGGTAGAATTGCTGAAGATGCTCATGCAGATGAAATTTATAACGCCCTTTCCTATGCTCTTCGAGAAGAGGTAATGATCCGTTGGTTAGCAGGGGTCCGAACACAAAATAGGCAAGATACCCGCATGCTCTACTATCTTTCTATGGAGTATCTGCCCGGACGGATTTTAAATAATGGGGTCACCAATTTCAGAGCCTTAGAAATTGTACAAGCTGTACTGCAAAAGCTGAATCGTTCCTACAACGAAATTATCTACCATGAAGCCGATCCTGGTTTAGGGAATGGAGGCTTAGGACGCCTTGCTTCCTGTTTCTTAGATTCATTGGCTACTTTGAATTATCCGGCTCAAGCTTATGGGCTAAGGTATCAATATGGAATTTTTGAGCAACAACTTTGGAATGGTGCTCAGGTGGAAGCCCCTGATTGCTGGCTGATTAGTGGTAATCCTTGGGAATTTCGCCGCGATACTCGCCGTGTGCATGTTAAATATTGTGGAAATACTACTGCTCTCCAAAATATTCATGGCGATGATATTTACCAACTAAAAGACTTTGAAGAAGTGCAGGCTCTTCCTTACGATTATCCTATCGTAGGGTATGCCAAAGATAATAAATACTCTGTCGTAACTTTACGTTTATGGACGACTAAAGAATCTCCTCGCAATTTCCAGCTACAACGCTATAATGCCGGTCGCTTAGATCAGGCAGCTGAAAATTCCGCTTTAACAGACGTATTATATCCTAGCGATCATCACGAAACAGGTAAAAGAGTACGCTTAAAGCAAGAGTTTTTGCTTGTTTCTGCCTCATTACAAGATATTGTTCGTCATTATCTGGCTCATCATCAAAACTTTCGCTCGTTTGCAGATAAAGTACGTATACAAATTAATGATACTCACCCGGCCATGGTAATTCCAGAGCTCATTCGCATGCTTATCCAAGAACATGACTTACCTTGGAGAACAGCTGTAGAAATGACACAAGCCTGTACCGGATACACCAACCATACTGTACTTAGCGAAGCCCTGGAAGTATGGGATAAAGATCTATTTAACTACCTGTTGCCTAGACAATTACGGATTATTGAAAGGCTAAACCAAGAATTTTGTAATACCGTGCGTAGTAAGTATCCTCGTGATGAAGACAAGGTAAGACGCATGTCTATCATAGAAAATCAAAGCATTCGCATGGCAAATCTTTCCGTTATCGGCTCCCATTCAGTCAATGGGGTCTCAGAAATTCACTCAGAAATTTTAAGAACTCGAGTCTTCAAAGATTTTTATGAGATGTTTCCTGAAAAGTTTTTTAACGTTACCAATGGGGTCACTCAACGTCGTTGGCTATTAGAATGCAATCCTGAACTTTCCAAATTTATTACTAAACGCATTGGAGATGGCTGGATCACGGACTTTGCCAGTATAGGAGAGCTGGCTAACTTTGCTAGCGAGCTGGCTAGCCAAGAAGAATTTTTGGCTATCAAAAAAAGAAACAAACAGCAGTTAATAGAATTTCTTAATGAAAATAATAGGCAGCGCAATGAAAAAGGCGAACTAGTTATGCCCTCTCCCCTGATTGAAGCCGATGCTATTTTTGATGTTCAAATTAAGCGTATTCATGAATATAAACGTCAATTGATGAACATCTTAAATATCATTATGACCTACCAAGAAATCTTAAAAAATCCTCAACATCAAAGGATAAAAAGAGTATGCATATTTGCAGGAAAAGCTGCCGCCTCCTATGATCTGGCCAAGAATATTATTCTTCTCATTAATGCTGTCGCCCGCAAGATCAACCATGATCCTGCCGTAGAAGGTTTTTTGAAAGTCGTGTTTATTGAAAATTATAACGTTTCGCGAGCTGCTATCATTATTCCTGCTACCGATCTATCCGAACAAATCTCTACAGCCGGGACGGAAGCTTCTGGTACAGGTAACATGAAATTGGCCATCAATGGAGCTTTAACCATAGGCACAGATGATGGGGCAAATATAGAAATGAAAGAATCTATTACTGAGAAGTGGTGGCCTTTTGCCTTTGGTGCTTCGAGAGCTGAGATAGAAAAAATGCAATTCGAGCATTCTTACAATCCTAAAGAAATTTATAATAAAAACACTTCCATCCAAGCAGCCTTAAATACCTTGCGAGATCATACGTTTGCTAATAATGAGCAAGAACATCAAGCTTTTAATGGGATATTTCAAATACTTTTAGAAGGTTTTTATGGGTCAGGAGCCGATCATTATTTTATTTTAAAGGATCTAGAAAGCTATTTTGAAACACAAAAAAAAGTAGAGCTTCTTTATGATAATCCTTTGCTTTGGGCAGAGTATGCGATTCACAATATAGCAGGGATGGGCAAATTTTCTACGGATGTTTCCATTAAAAATTACTGCGAAAAAATTTGGGGCTTAAGCCCTTGTCCTACTGATCCTGAAATATTAAGAAGAGTAGAACATGAATATAGGCAGTATGGACGTTAG
- a CDS encoding ABC transporter substrate-binding protein: MESTSFLAYKNLIRIFVILLLGILLLIGIRAGCFFSKHLSSSQSIVIARHINWNDFDFTGKELNVQAFAEELVLAAGKEANLRIQFVPANPNTLLEDLRAGNYDAVFTFIVPNSLNRQTYIFSHPLYELGSVLVVDEKSDAHRLEDMDGKIVGIIAGTSSIYDVSRYPSIILVTYESMNAALENLKNDKIDGVIMDIWHAQMMIHSFYDNKLKIATAPLTHQGLRLVSLGRPKSEEFIKFFNEGLARVKEKGLYKQLIQKWGLYDSP, encoded by the coding sequence GTGGAATCGACTAGTTTTTTAGCTTATAAAAATTTAATACGTATCTTTGTTATTCTTTTATTAGGAATCTTGCTGCTCATCGGGATCCGAGCTGGTTGCTTTTTCTCAAAACATTTATCAAGCTCTCAAAGCATAGTTATCGCACGCCATATCAATTGGAATGATTTTGATTTTACTGGCAAAGAACTGAACGTCCAAGCCTTTGCTGAAGAGCTAGTGCTTGCTGCTGGTAAAGAAGCAAATTTACGTATTCAATTTGTTCCTGCTAACCCTAATACTCTTTTAGAAGATCTTAGGGCTGGAAACTATGATGCCGTTTTTACTTTTATTGTACCTAATAGCCTTAATCGCCAAACCTATATTTTTTCCCATCCTTTATATGAATTAGGTTCTGTCCTTGTCGTGGACGAAAAATCTGATGCTCATCGCTTAGAGGATATGGACGGTAAAATTGTTGGTATCATTGCGGGAACTTCTTCCATTTATGACGTATCCCGTTATCCTTCTATTATCTTAGTAACCTATGAGAGCATGAACGCAGCTCTAGAAAATCTTAAAAACGACAAAATAGATGGTGTCATAATGGATATATGGCATGCACAAATGATGATTCATAGTTTTTACGATAATAAGCTAAAAATAGCCACAGCGCCTTTAACCCATCAAGGCCTTCGTTTAGTATCCTTAGGTCGTCCTAAATCCGAAGAATTTATTAAATTTTTTAACGAGGGGCTAGCTCGCGTTAAAGAAAAAGGTTTGTATAAGCAGCTTATACAAAAATGGGGCCTTTATGATAGCCCCTAA